TTTAGCCGAGTTAAACGACCGAATCTACCTGTGGGTGGAACTTGGCCTTCAAAGCGCGCACAATGAGACTGGCGTGTTAATCAACCGAGCGCATGACTATGATTGCTACGTGGACGGTGTCGAAAAATTACACGCGCGTGGTATCCGTGTTTGCACGCATATTATTAACGGCCTCCCTCGCGAAACACCAGAAATGATGATGGAAACCGTGCAAAAAGTCGTTGAAAGCGGCGTTGCAGGAATCAAGATCCACTTATTACACCTACTCAAAGGCACGCCAATGGTGCAGCAATACAAAAACGGCGAACTGAAGTTTTTAACAAAAGAGGATTATGTCAGCCTTGTTTGCGATCAGTTAGAAATTCTGCCTCCCGAAATGGTTATTCATCGTATTACTGGTGACGGCGCTCTAGAAGACCTCATTGGCCCTATTTGGAGCTTAAATAAATGGGAAGTTCTCAATTCCATCGATGCCGAACTTGTCCGTCGCGATAGTTGGCAAGGAAAGTTCTACAAAACAGCGAAAGTCGGTAATGAAGCATGAACTTAAAAAGCATTTTGCCATTCAGTCATGATTTACTCACACGCCTCCTCGTGCCTGGCGATATCGTCGTCGATGCAACCGCTGGAAATGGTCATGATACGGCCTTTCTAGCAGAACTTGTTGGCATTAACGGTCACGTCTTTAGTTTTGACATTCAGCAACAAGCCATCGACGCGACGACAGAACTTTTAAAAGAAAAGCAACTAGCCGATCAAGTCACACTTTTTTGTGAGAGCCACGCTAACATGACCTCTTTGCTTGCAGATCAATCAATCAAAGCCGCCATTTTTAATCTCGGCTATTTGCCCGGTGGTGACAAAACAATTACAACGCTGGCGGACACAACGATTCAGGCAATCGAAAGCGCCCTATCCTTGCTTGCTGTTGGAGGTATCGTTATTCTCGTGATTTACCACGGTCATCCAGAAGGTCAAACAGAGAAATCAGCCGTGCTACATTATGCTGAATCTTTAGCGCAAGAGCAATTTCACGTTTTAGAATATCGCTTTATCAACCAACGCAACAACCCACCTTTCGTTATCGCTATCGAAAAAAGAAAAACAAAGCCAGTTCCCGCGAAATAAAGTGGCAACTGGTTTTTGTTTGAAATAAAGTTTCACGAAATGTATACTTAAAATAAAACAAAAGAAAGATACGGTGGTTCACATGTTCGGTATTTCCATTTATTTATCTGAAAACAACGATTTTGAAACAACAATAGAACGCGCTTCTGAGAAAGGTTTCTCGCTTATTTTCAGCTCCTTACATATCCCAGAAGAAGATCCCGCTCATTATTCCCATCTACTTACACGGCTGGGCAATGCTGCAAAAGCACACAAGATGCAATTAATCCTCGATATTTCTGCGGAATCGCTGGCACACCTTGATCTCACCATTGACCAAGCAGATCAAATTAGCAAGCTAGGCGTCACTGGTCTACGTGTTGATTATGGCTTAAACATAGCTGAAATAGCTAAACTCGCGACGAAAATCAAGGTTTACCTTAACGCTAGCACTATTAATAAAACCTTTTTAGACGCACTGTTGCAGGCCGGCGTTGATATCTCACAAGTCGAAGCTTTTCATAACTACTACCCAAAACCACACACAGGCCTGGATATTCCCTTTTTCAAGCAAACGAACGATTTTCTACACCAGTATGGCTTAAAAATCGCCGCTTTCGTACCTGGTAATGGGGAAAAACGCCAACCATTATACGCCGGTCTACCTACACTCGAAAAACACCGTGATATCCACCCATTTGCCGCAGCGCTTGAGTTAAAAACACTTGGCATTGACCACATTTATATTGGAGATCCATCATTGCAACCTAGCACAACAGACCAGTTTCAAGCATTTCAGCAAAATAGCACACTACTCCTTGATTGCCAATTAGACAACGATCTTGACCCACAAATTCAGCAACATCTACTATCGCCTGACAATAACCGAATGGACCCAGCGCGCGACCTCATTCGCTTAGAAAAATCACGCCTCGCATTAGCAAACTTGAACATCCCAGCAATTCCATCAAGAGCCTGTCCAACAGGTAGTATCATGATTGATAACGCCTTATTTGGCCGCTATCAAGGAGAAATTACAATCGCTCTACGCAACTTACCAGCAGAATCAAAAAGCAACATCATTGGTCAGCTAGATCCAGCCGCGATTCAAATATTGCCATTCATCCAACCTGGACAAATCATTCAACTACGATTACACACTAAAAAGTAGCCTCGCGATTCTTAAGGCTACTTCTATAGTATCAAACTGTTAACATTTCACTAGCAACTAAAACTGGTCCCCCGCCAAAACGAGCAACTTTTGCTGAGCCAAACTCGCGCATCACATTTTTCGTATCTAGAATAAGTGAACTATTCGCTAATATTTGTTCCTTATCAAATAGATCATGGCACGTAAGTATAATAACCAAATCATACAAAGCAAAACTACTATAATCAAGCGGAATTGTGTCGCGAATCGTGCCGTCTTTTTCTCTATATTTTGTTGCTAGCGGATCACAAAAATCAACATTAGCCCCAGCTTTCAAGAGATTTTCATATACTTCTATGCTCGGAGATTCCCGAAGATCATCAATATTTTCTTTATAAGCCATGCCCAAAATCAAAACACGTGAACCACTCAAAGCCTTTTGTTTACTATTTAAAGTAGTCATCGCTTTATGCACGACATGCTCTGGCATCTGATGATTCGTTTCTTGCGCAAGTTCAATAAAACGACTGAAAAAATTCACTTCTTTTGCTTTCCAAGACAAGTATATTGGGTCAAGTGGAATACAGTGCCCACCAATTCCCGGACCTGGATTGAAGCGCATAAAGCCAAATGGTTTTGTACTTGATGCTTCGATGGTTTCCCAGACATCAATATCCAATTTTTCACATAGTAGCGACATCTCATTAATAAAGGCAATATTAATACTGCGGAATGTATTTTCAAGTAGCTTACTCATTTCAGCAACCTCTGTTGATGCGACAGGAACCACATGATCAATGACCTGCTCATACAAAGCCGTCCCAACTTGCATTGAAATTGGCGTCATACCACCCAATACTTTTGGTGTATTTTCGGTCTGATATGTCTTATTCCCTGGATCCACTCGTTCTGGCGAATAACATACGTAAAAATCTTCGTCCAGACGCCAACCATCTTTTTCAATGGGCGCATAGATCAGCTCTTTAGAAGTACCTGGATATGTCGTGCTCTCTAACACAACGATCGTATTTGGTGTCATATTTTCGCGAATCATGTCAACCGCGCTCACGATGTACGATGTATCTGGTTCATATGATTTCGTAAGCGGTGTTGGCACGCAGATAATGATAGCGTCCGCTCGAGCTAATTCTTTCGCATCTGTCGTCGCTATGAGTTGTTCTTTCAAAACTAGCTTCGAAAGCCTCTCCGACGTTATGTCCATGATATCCGACATTCCTTGATTTACAAGCGTCACTTTTGGTTCACTTGGATCAAAACCGATAACTTGGAATCCAGCCTCTGCGAAAGAAATCGCCAATGGTAAACCTACATAACCAAGTCCCATAACAGCAATAACTGCTTCTTTTTTGTTTAAATAGTCTTTTAAAAGTTCGAAATTATTCATCCGCTCGTCCCCCGCATATTCATAGTTTTCTCTCTAGTTTAACGTGTTCCCCATTTCGCATTATTTAGTGTACACAATGCATAGATTCTAACAGGAATTAACCATAAGGCATGAATAATAATGTAGATTGGTGATAAGCAAAATGACCAAAAATTTTGCCTCGCATAGTAAGCATTACATACAAATCCAATCATCATAATATAAATACTTTGATAAAACAAAAATCTCCAGCTAAAGTACTCATGTAACGTGTCTAGATGAAATAGGAGCGATATTAAAAAATAGAGCCATAAAGCAAGTTCACAAGTTAGCCAAAACAGGAATATCGGCCTTTTCCAAGCAAATTGATACGCTCGAATACTTTCGACAAAGAACGATTTTGACCATCTCGTTTGTTGTTTCAAAAACTGCTTAGGATTATCAGGTACATCCGTCAAGCACTGCGCTGTTGCTTGATAAACAATTCGTCCACCACCAGCATGTGCCATATTCGTCAATCTACGATCATCGCCAATCGAATTTTTCTTTCCAAAGGTAGTTCTTGTAAAATCATCCAAATTTTCGATAATGAAATCCCGTCTAAACACTGTCAACGCTCCCGAACACACCAGAACATCGCCAGATAAACTCTGAGAACCACGACCCACATAAAAAGCACGATCATAAAGAGCATCCTGATAAAGCGTTAGAATATTTTTAGTCTTATTACGAGCTCTAACGTGTCCAGTAACACCCCAAATATCATCTTTTACAAAAGGCTTCATAATCTCCTTAATCGTTGTTTTGAAGAAGTAACTATCACTATCGATAATCATCACGAAGTCACCAGTTGCTTTCTCAAAACCCCATTTTTGGGCTTCTCGTTTACCCTGGTTTTCTTGAAAT
The sequence above is drawn from the Listeria weihenstephanensis genome and encodes:
- a CDS encoding nucleotide sugar dehydrogenase; this translates as MNNFELLKDYLNKKEAVIAVMGLGYVGLPLAISFAEAGFQVIGFDPSEPKVTLVNQGMSDIMDITSERLSKLVLKEQLIATTDAKELARADAIIICVPTPLTKSYEPDTSYIVSAVDMIRENMTPNTIVVLESTTYPGTSKELIYAPIEKDGWRLDEDFYVCYSPERVDPGNKTYQTENTPKVLGGMTPISMQVGTALYEQVIDHVVPVASTEVAEMSKLLENTFRSINIAFINEMSLLCEKLDIDVWETIEASSTKPFGFMRFNPGPGIGGHCIPLDPIYLSWKAKEVNFFSRFIELAQETNHQMPEHVVHKAMTTLNSKQKALSGSRVLILGMAYKENIDDLRESPSIEVYENLLKAGANVDFCDPLATKYREKDGTIRDTIPLDYSSFALYDLVIILTCHDLFDKEQILANSSLILDTKNVMREFGSAKVARFGGGPVLVASEMLTV
- a CDS encoding glycosyltransferase is translated as MLISVGEQEKVLEKEYKYRTEETVWSRLLFLAIIAVCSGLMFYICIVVYTNWGMITSMLMAVPLLYTLLKLFLSFFYRAYQDDVGENKKVSVIVPSYNESPESITDCVHSILAQEYTVHEIIFIDDGSPNQDGYQAAKEISRYVNNNAMETVMITHRFQENQGKREAQKWGFEKATGDFVMIIDSDSYFFKTTIKEIMKPFVKDDIWGVTGHVRARNKTKNILTLYQDALYDRAFYVGRGSQSLSGDVLVCSGALTVFRRDFIIENLDDFTRTTFGKKNSIGDDRRLTNMAHAGGGRIVYQATAQCLTDVPDNPKQFLKQQTRWSKSFFVESIRAYQFAWKRPIFLFWLTCELALWLYFLISLLFHLDTLHEYFSWRFLFYQSIYIMMIGFVCNAYYARQNFWSFCLSPIYIIIHALWLIPVRIYALCTLNNAKWGTR
- a CDS encoding MupG family TIM beta-alpha barrel fold protein gives rise to the protein MFGISIYLSENNDFETTIERASEKGFSLIFSSLHIPEEDPAHYSHLLTRLGNAAKAHKMQLILDISAESLAHLDLTIDQADQISKLGVTGLRVDYGLNIAEIAKLATKIKVYLNASTINKTFLDALLQAGVDISQVEAFHNYYPKPHTGLDIPFFKQTNDFLHQYGLKIAAFVPGNGEKRQPLYAGLPTLEKHRDIHPFAAALELKTLGIDHIYIGDPSLQPSTTDQFQAFQQNSTLLLDCQLDNDLDPQIQQHLLSPDNNRMDPARDLIRLEKSRLALANLNIPAIPSRACPTGSIMIDNALFGRYQGEITIALRNLPAESKSNIIGQLDPAAIQILPFIQPGQIIQLRLHTKK
- a CDS encoding class I SAM-dependent methyltransferase encodes the protein MNLKSILPFSHDLLTRLLVPGDIVVDATAGNGHDTAFLAELVGINGHVFSFDIQQQAIDATTELLKEKQLADQVTLFCESHANMTSLLADQSIKAAIFNLGYLPGGDKTITTLADTTIQAIESALSLLAVGGIVILVIYHGHPEGQTEKSAVLHYAESLAQEQFHVLEYRFINQRNNPPFVIAIEKRKTKPVPAK
- a CDS encoding TIGR01212 family radical SAM protein (This family includes YhcC from E. coli K-12, an uncharacterized radical SAM protein.), whose protein sequence is MNPFEYTNDNKRYHTWNYCLREHFGYKVFKVALDGGFDCPNRDGTVAHGGCTFCSAAGSGDFAGDRVDDLKTQFHEIKDKMHTKWKDGKYMAYFQAFTNTHAPVAELREKYESVLDEPGVVGLSIATRPDCLPDDVVDYLAELNDRIYLWVELGLQSAHNETGVLINRAHDYDCYVDGVEKLHARGIRVCTHIINGLPRETPEMMMETVQKVVESGVAGIKIHLLHLLKGTPMVQQYKNGELKFLTKEDYVSLVCDQLEILPPEMVIHRITGDGALEDLIGPIWSLNKWEVLNSIDAELVRRDSWQGKFYKTAKVGNEA